In Pygocentrus nattereri isolate fPygNat1 chromosome 26, fPygNat1.pri, whole genome shotgun sequence, one genomic interval encodes:
- the shroom2a gene encoding protein Shroom2 isoform X6: MKMVDIVAQKMPSESDVHVARSFLTKILRSSMRRNESMSRPHSWHSTKFNESQSETGKTQSTPSPVWQTRYDASSLSSDLTTGWDQTNLRRVSDQFSSLGSMESLEHGSHPYPPGRLSPSKSNANSIEHLGGGKRDSAYSSFSTSSGTPDYTLSKSNAASTENMLYKVSQWDSGSRPSNSRHSQNLNEGVQQDDRIGYLQLPSGTNDRESPKTVEQPGYRHSGSGKASTGPVWHIPDMKKTMAPSPPPPTPPTRRDSFAAIKVHEKGLVPSYPEGPGVHVQSKIHVKGVDRVSEVSDCTQKIYQASESALESCQNYNPPTKGDTVNSYKAAESYNQEAYHLNSNKTYSLSTTDVRAGHSSYIHLPHHQRQYSDESTFHAPSRMSSKPQNVSSCYSSMQELPTNSHNLHYSQNQVRRPVASLSSTTIDQNADIHSTTRYYCVTSRQHPPGLSQASLVRVEDWKANSVIDVSQSGHDRSAQGLQKDMYTPQVPLPLSNNKDINGYYRQVDSQHRTYPAVNTPFLDDAPAKASELCGIQKQSVVTNSDTHFISYPPKEESEQGRIAAPLQLRESSQEHLLSNSGADVCPQNTPLLHSLSQESSRLNENKDAMESGSSQQESVDPQTIRQVRRSDRFATTLRNEIQMRRAQLQKSRSAAALSGSLETEEEPSFWKPTENSSSSSDDSFTSSYKDHLKEAQARVLKATSFRRRDLEPVLLEHPGSEDLSSVWKDTPSMPSVSEVPLSKATSGGNQVTRICGRKRFPVEKKVRSLSEPDKIHEMGVDDEPVPLDNTVSLVGKRKFFEAKGKPAYQKPLPKQNQQIPDDPRLAKPEGKPQPSQSDTTTGDSNVKATAAENSPKEGQDGPNSLHRLGTFAEYEATWKTQRKVVEPRTSGRYHSADNILDQAVEQRNKPACFHERSRSSPSEDFYGQSILVQGRKSAEFPSSERKLSDHDNSGPSQNLSSSLSMEYGSWFFVPDRLNERGCNDLVSKNLEPPQSLSIGGDLERNLCSDPLPAHHKSLPNSACPPLYFPDHSILPETSSFTKTKGSISPRPPLPCKYPEATPPLPSSQGKATSHSPVRDTTSAPVPTQVFWKDPEYNKGPKSEEEQQSEITPPVPPSPAAPPIHQASGLTQPTMEGQRSPSPHFAPQRLTDKPPVSVSLQDEASGRMDRVTDDNTTVKKVPIKIVHSESNTEKESRQYLHPSSETPPSPQGSTVSSLSCLATPKQSCSPFCTYTRQRDQEGEVRDIMGNQKEQEPYADVTGPLEQHGEQKDNVNQSSNGVSSINLGSSSSPSEEDEKREVLARDIIDKDKSLADILDQSKMRTTMDLMEGIFPQEEQLMEEAHQRRRVAPKQASSRSSEDRREEDNMAAVSALVTSSAYYSTSAPKAELLIKMKDMQEQSVELDSEEELEEDNDSDLASKKHELIESLSKKLQVLREARESLQEDMQDNNALGEEVEATVQTVCKPNELEKFRMFVGDLDKVVSLLLSLSGRLARVENALNSLEEDASLEERRTLTEKRKLLIRQHEDAKELKENLDRRERVVYDILASCLQEESLADYKHFVKMKSALIIEQRKLEDKIKLGEEQLKCLMDSLPPDQRMPT; encoded by the exons GAGAAATGAATCAATGAGCAGGCCTCACTCCTGGCACTCCACCAAATTCAACGAGAGCCAATCAGAAACTGGAAAGACACAGTCCACGCCCTCACCAGTGTGGCAAACAAGATACGATGCAAG TTCATTGTCCTCTGACCTCACTACTGGCTGGGACCAGACAAATCTGCGCAGAGTGTCAGATCAGTTCAGTTCTTTGGGCAGTATGGAGAGCTTAGAGCACGGCTCTCACCCCTATCCACCTGGCCGCCTCTCTCCAAGCAAGTCTAATGCCAACAGCATCGAACATTTAGGAGGTGGAAAAAGAGACTCTGCTTATAGCTCCTTTTCAACTAGCTCAGGGACCCCAGATTATACATTGTCCAAAAGCAACGCAGCTTCAActgagaatatgttgtataaaGTAAGCCAGTGGGACTCAGGAAGTAGGCCTAGCAACAGCAGGCACAGTCAAAACCTAAATGAGGGGGTGCAGCAGGATGATAGGATTGGATACCTACAGCTTCCTTCAGGGACCAATGACCGAGAAAGTCCTAAAACAGTGGAGCAGCCAGGCTACCGCCATTCTGGTTCTGGAAAGGCCAGCACTGGACCTGTTTGGCATATTCCAGACATGAAGAAGACTATGGCCCCTTCACCTCCACCGCCTACGCCACCAACACGCAGGGATAGTTTCGCTGCTATCAAGGTTCATGAAAAGGGCCTGGTTCCCAGCTACCCTGAGGGTCCTGGTGTTCATGTTCAGTCAAAGATTCATGTGAAAGGAGTAGACAGAGTATCAGAGGTCTCTGACTGTACTCAAAAGATTTACCAAGCCAGCGAATCAGCCCTTGAAAGTTGTCAAAACTACAACCCTCCAACCAAAGGTGACACTGTTAATTCATACAAAGCAGCTGAGAGCTATAATCAAGAAGCTTACCATCTAAATTCAAACAAGACATACTcgctgtccaccactgatgtCAGAGCAGGCCATTCATCCTACATCCATTTGCCACACCATCAACGGCAGTACAGTGATGAAAGCACTTTCCATGCTCCGTCTAGGATGTCTTCTAAGCCTCAGAACGTGAGTAGTTGCTACAGCAGCATGCAAGAGTTACCTACCAACAGCCACAATCTGCACTATAGCCAGAATCAGGTTAGGAGGCCTGTTGCATCACTGTCCAGTACCACCATTGACCAAAACGCTGACATCCACAGTACCACCAGATATTACTGTGTCACGTCTCGACAACACCCTCCTGGGTTGTCGCAAGCCTCACTAGTGAGAGTGGAGGATTGGAAGGCTAATTCTGTTATAGATGTGTCCCAAAGTGGGCATGACAGAAGCGCTCAAGGACTGCAGAAAGACATGTATACACCTCAAGTACCACTTCCCCTTTCAAATAACAAAGACATTAATGGATATTACAGGCAGGTTGACAGCCAGCATCGAACATACCCAGCAGTCAATACCCCTTTCCTTGATGATGCACCAGCAAAAGCTTCAGAGCTCTGTGGAATCCAGAAACAAAGTGTTGTGACGAACTCAGACACCCATTTTATCAGTTATCCCCCTAAGGAGGAATCTGAGCAGGGAAGAATTGCTGCACCTCTCCAGTTGAGGGAGTCCTCCCAGGAACATTTACTGTCTAATAGTGGTGCAGATGTGTGTCCCCAAAACACCCCTTTGTTACACTCTCTGTCCCAAGAGAGCAGCAGATTGAATGAGAACAAAGATGCGATGGAAAGTGGAAGTTCACAACAGGAATCAGTTGATCCCCAGACCATTAGGCAAGTACGACGTAGTGACCGATTTGCGACCACTTTGAGAAATGAGATACAAATGAGGAGAGCTCAGCTTCAGAAAAGTCGAAGTGCAGCAGCCTTGAGTGGTTCATTGGAGACTGAAGAAGAGCCTTCTTTCTGGAAGCCCACAGAAaactcctcttcctcatctgATGATTCCTTCACTAGCTCTTATAAGGATCATCTGAAGGAGGCCCAAGCACGGGTCCTTAAAGCTACTTCTTTCAGGAGGAGAGACTTGGagccagtgctgctggagcacCCAGGATCTGAAGATCTATCCTCTGTTTGGAAGGATACGCCATCCATGCCAAGTGTTTCCGAGGTCCCACTGAGCAAAGCTACTTCAGGGGGTAACCAGGTGACCCGCATATGTGGCCGAAAGCGGTTTCCAGTAGAAAAGAAAGTACGGTCATTGTCTGAGCCTGATAAAATTCATGAGATGGGTGTTGATGATGAGCCAGTTCCGCTAGATAATACTGTGTCTTTAGTTGGCAAGCGTAAATTCTTTGAGGCAAAAGGAAAACCTGCGTACCAAAAGCCCTTACCAAAGCAAAATCAACAAATACCTGATGATCCAAGGTTGGCCAAGCCTGAAGGGAAGCCTCAGCCTTCACAAAGTGATACAACCACAGGTGATAGTAATGTTAAGGCAACAGCTGCTGAGAACAGTCCTAAAGAAGGCCAGGATGGCCCTAACTCATTGCATAGACTGGGCACTTTTGCAGAATATGAAGCCACAtggaaaacacagagaaaagtgGTGGAACCAAGGACGTCTGGAAGGTACCACTCAGCTGATAACATCCTTGATCAAGCAGTGGAGCAACGGAATAAACCTGCCTGTTTTCATGAAAGGTCACGATCCTCTCCTTCTGAAGACTTCTATGGTCAG AGCATCCTAGTACAGGGAAGAAAGTCAGCAGAATTTCCTTCATCTGAAAGAAAACTCTCTGATCATGACAACTCTGGCCCAAG TCAAAATCTCTCTTCGTCTCTGTCTATGGAGTACGGCAGCTGGTTCTTTGTGCCTGACAG gtTAAATGAAAGAGGATGCAATGATTTAGTATCTAAGAATCTAGAACCTCCACAATCACTTTCAATTGGAGGGGACCTGGAGAGAAATCTCTGCTCAGACCCTCTACCAGCCCATCATAAATCTCTGCCCAACTCTGCTTGCCCTCCTCTCTATTTCCCTGACCACAGCATCCTCCCTGAAACCTCCTCCTTCACCAAAACTAAGGGCTCGATTTCTCCGAGACCTCCCCTGCCTTGCAAATACCCTGAGGCCACGCCTCCTCTCCCCAGCTCTCAGGGCAAAGCCACTTCGCATTCTCCTGTTAGAGATACCACCTCCGCCCCTGTTCCCACCCAGGTTTTCTGGAAGGACCCAGAGTATAACAAGGGTCCAAAAAGTGAGGAGGAGCAACAATCAGAGATCACACCTCCTGTCCCTCCTTCCCCTGCTGCTCCACCCATCCACCAAGCCTCTGGCCTGACCCAGCCCACCATGGAGGGACAGCGCTCCCCCTCGCCACATTTTGCTCCCCAGAGACTGACTGACAAACCCCCGGTGTCTGTCTCCCTGCAGGATGAAGCCTCTGGAAG gaTGGACAGGGTGACTGACGACAACACCACAGTGAAAAAGGTGCCCATCAAGATAGTCCACTCTGAAAgtaacacagagaaagaaagtcGACAGTATCTTCACCCAAGCAGTGAGACGCCACCCAGCCCACAGGGGTCCACAGTCTCATCTCTGTCCTGCTTGGCAACCCCAAAGCAGTCCTGCTCTCCATTCTGCACATATACACGGCAAAGGGACCAGGAGGGAGAAGTCCGAGACATCATGGGCAATCAGAAGGAGCAAGAACCTTACGCCGATGTCACTGGGCCCCTGGAGCAGCACGGCGAGCAGAAAGACAATGTGAATCAGAGCAGTAATGGTGTCTCTTCAATTAACCTCggttcctcctcctccccttctGAGGAGGATGAGAAGAGAGAGGTGTTGGCTAGGGACATCATAGACAAAGATAAGTCCCTGGCTGACATTTTGGACCAGAGTAAAATGAGGACTACCATGGACCTAATGGAAGGGATTTTCCCCCAAGAAGAACAATTGATGGAGGAGGCTCACCAACGAAGGAGGGTTGCACCCAAACAGGCCTCGTCACGCAGCTCTGAAGACAG AAGGGAAGAGGATAACATGGCGGCAGTGTCAGCTCTAGTGACCAGCTCAGCTTATTATAGCACATCTGCTCCCAAAGCTGAGCTTCTGATCAAGATGAAGGACATGCAAGAGCAGAGTGTTGAGCTTGACTCAGAAGAGGAGCTGGAAGAGGACAATGACAGTGACCTTGCAAGCAAGAAG CATGAGCTGATTGAGAGCCTTAGCAAGAAGCTGCAGGTGCTGCGGGAGGCTCGGGAGAGTCTGCAGGAGGACATGCAGGACAACAACGCCCTGGGGGAAGAGGTGGAGGCCACCGTGCAGACAGTGTGCAAACCAAACGAGCTGGAGAAGTTCCGTATGTTTGTGGGGGACCTGGACAAAGTTGTCAGTCTACTGCTGTCTTTGTCTGGACGTCTGGCCCGAGTGGAGAACGCCCTCAACAGCCTGGAGGAGGATGCATCACTTGAGGAGAGG cGCACGCTGACAGAGAAGCGTAAGCTGCTGATCCGCCAGCATGAGGACGCCAAGGAGCTGAAGGAGAACCTGGACCGCCGCGAGCGTGTGGTTTATGACATCCTGGCCAGCTGTCTTCAGGAGGAAAGCCTAGCCGACTATAAGCACTTTGTTAAGATGAAGTCGGCCCTCATCATTGAGCAGCGCAAACTGGAAGACAAGATCAAACTTGGTGAGGAGCAGCTCAAGTGTCTGATGGACAGTTTGCCTCCAGACCAGAGGATGCCTACCTGA
- the shroom2a gene encoding protein Shroom2 isoform X8: MEYGSWFFVPDRLNERGCNDLVSKNLEPPQSLSIGGDLERNLCSDPLPAHHKSLPNSACPPLYFPDHSILPETSSFTKTKGSISPRPPLPCKYPEATPPLPSSQGKATSHSPVRDTTSAPVPTQVFWKDPEYNKGPKSEEEQQSEITPPVPPSPAAPPIHQASGLTQPTMEGQRSPSPHFAPQRLTDKPPVSVSLQDEASGRMDRVTDDNTTVKKVPIKIVHSESNTEKESRQYLHPSSETPPSPQGSTVSSLSCLATPKQSCSPFCTYTRQRDQEGEVRDIMGNQKEQEPYADVTGPLEQHGEQKDNVNQSSNGVSSINLGSSSSPSEEDEKREVLARDIIDKDKSLADILDQSKMRTTMDLMEGIFPQEEQLMEEAHQRRRVAPKQASSRSSEDRREEDNMAAVSALVTSSAYYSTSAPKAELLIKMKDMQEQSVELDSEEELEEDNDSDLASKKHELIESLSKKLQVLREARESLQEDMQDNNALGEEVEATVQTVCKPNELEKFRMFVGDLDKVVSLLLSLSGRLARVENALNSLEEDASLEERRTLTEKRKLLIRQHEDAKELKENLDRRERVVYDILASCLQEESLADYKHFVKMKSALIIEQRKLEDKIKLGEEQLKCLMDSLPPDQRMPT, translated from the exons ATGGAGTACGGCAGCTGGTTCTTTGTGCCTGACAG gtTAAATGAAAGAGGATGCAATGATTTAGTATCTAAGAATCTAGAACCTCCACAATCACTTTCAATTGGAGGGGACCTGGAGAGAAATCTCTGCTCAGACCCTCTACCAGCCCATCATAAATCTCTGCCCAACTCTGCTTGCCCTCCTCTCTATTTCCCTGACCACAGCATCCTCCCTGAAACCTCCTCCTTCACCAAAACTAAGGGCTCGATTTCTCCGAGACCTCCCCTGCCTTGCAAATACCCTGAGGCCACGCCTCCTCTCCCCAGCTCTCAGGGCAAAGCCACTTCGCATTCTCCTGTTAGAGATACCACCTCCGCCCCTGTTCCCACCCAGGTTTTCTGGAAGGACCCAGAGTATAACAAGGGTCCAAAAAGTGAGGAGGAGCAACAATCAGAGATCACACCTCCTGTCCCTCCTTCCCCTGCTGCTCCACCCATCCACCAAGCCTCTGGCCTGACCCAGCCCACCATGGAGGGACAGCGCTCCCCCTCGCCACATTTTGCTCCCCAGAGACTGACTGACAAACCCCCGGTGTCTGTCTCCCTGCAGGATGAAGCCTCTGGAAG gaTGGACAGGGTGACTGACGACAACACCACAGTGAAAAAGGTGCCCATCAAGATAGTCCACTCTGAAAgtaacacagagaaagaaagtcGACAGTATCTTCACCCAAGCAGTGAGACGCCACCCAGCCCACAGGGGTCCACAGTCTCATCTCTGTCCTGCTTGGCAACCCCAAAGCAGTCCTGCTCTCCATTCTGCACATATACACGGCAAAGGGACCAGGAGGGAGAAGTCCGAGACATCATGGGCAATCAGAAGGAGCAAGAACCTTACGCCGATGTCACTGGGCCCCTGGAGCAGCACGGCGAGCAGAAAGACAATGTGAATCAGAGCAGTAATGGTGTCTCTTCAATTAACCTCggttcctcctcctccccttctGAGGAGGATGAGAAGAGAGAGGTGTTGGCTAGGGACATCATAGACAAAGATAAGTCCCTGGCTGACATTTTGGACCAGAGTAAAATGAGGACTACCATGGACCTAATGGAAGGGATTTTCCCCCAAGAAGAACAATTGATGGAGGAGGCTCACCAACGAAGGAGGGTTGCACCCAAACAGGCCTCGTCACGCAGCTCTGAAGACAG AAGGGAAGAGGATAACATGGCGGCAGTGTCAGCTCTAGTGACCAGCTCAGCTTATTATAGCACATCTGCTCCCAAAGCTGAGCTTCTGATCAAGATGAAGGACATGCAAGAGCAGAGTGTTGAGCTTGACTCAGAAGAGGAGCTGGAAGAGGACAATGACAGTGACCTTGCAAGCAAGAAG CATGAGCTGATTGAGAGCCTTAGCAAGAAGCTGCAGGTGCTGCGGGAGGCTCGGGAGAGTCTGCAGGAGGACATGCAGGACAACAACGCCCTGGGGGAAGAGGTGGAGGCCACCGTGCAGACAGTGTGCAAACCAAACGAGCTGGAGAAGTTCCGTATGTTTGTGGGGGACCTGGACAAAGTTGTCAGTCTACTGCTGTCTTTGTCTGGACGTCTGGCCCGAGTGGAGAACGCCCTCAACAGCCTGGAGGAGGATGCATCACTTGAGGAGAGG cGCACGCTGACAGAGAAGCGTAAGCTGCTGATCCGCCAGCATGAGGACGCCAAGGAGCTGAAGGAGAACCTGGACCGCCGCGAGCGTGTGGTTTATGACATCCTGGCCAGCTGTCTTCAGGAGGAAAGCCTAGCCGACTATAAGCACTTTGTTAAGATGAAGTCGGCCCTCATCATTGAGCAGCGCAAACTGGAAGACAAGATCAAACTTGGTGAGGAGCAGCTCAAGTGTCTGATGGACAGTTTGCCTCCAGACCAGAGGATGCCTACCTGA